CTGATCCGCCTCCATATCCCGAaccaccgcctccgccgccaccTGCGCCTGCAAACAAAAGTGCGCAATGAAGTGGTAGGGAAATGTATTGTCTTCTTGCATAGATACTTACCCTGTCCTCCAGGACCTCCGCTGTATCCCCCACCCGGCAGAATGGAGATGCCCTGGGCAGCCAGAGATTTGGCTATTGCTTCCGGAATGGGCGGTGGAGTGGGCAGGGCGTTGCCGGAGGGCACAAAGCCATTCTCATCCGCCGTGTACATGATCTCGACGAGTTCGCCCTCGGGATTTGTGTAGGAGTACGAGCCCATCACGGAGGGGATTTCGTTCTCAGAGCCCTTGTTCTTGACGGTTCCCTCCTCCTGGGCCTTGATACCATTTCCGGTCTCGTAGCTAAAGCGGTAGTTGCCATCGCCGTCGTTCTCGTTGACGAAGGAGAGAATCGGGATGGGAGGTCCAGAGGCTGGTGGAGCACCACTTGGCGGACTGGGGCGTGGAGCAGGAGCGCCAAcgccacctccacctccaccgccaGGAGCAATGGGTCGTCCGTTTGCGAAGCCACCTAGTCCGTTGTTACCACCTCCCCCAAAGCCGCCAGCTCCGCCACCACCCGCTCCACCGGCACCTCCCCCGAAGCCACCAGCTGGTCCACCGCCGGCGCCTCCTCCATAACCTCCACCCGCTCCGCCACCACCGAAtcctccaccgccaccacctccGCCGAAGCCACCTCCTGGTCCCTGGAGCCCTGCTCCCGGACTGCCGCCCGCACTGGCCGCACTTGCAGGTGGAGGCAGGTAGTTGTTATCCAGCTTGGCTGCTTGGGCAACCACCAGCGTCGTGACCACCAGAGCCTGAAAAAGATCGATGCAGGTAGGGATTGCCTGGTAAGTTCACAAATTTATGCAAGCACATGGAAAGTTCATCCGAGTCTAGCATTTTCAATCGCGATCCACGCTCTCATTTGGCCTCAGGCAAATCTTCTTATTTTAtggcaaaataaataccaaTGAAAAATCATAGAGGTGGCTAATTGTTCAAGAATTGGCTCTATAACTTTGGGTAGTTCATAAATCTGAAGACGACATATAAAAATCTTTACAAATGATGAAATAGTTATTTAATGATCGCTATAAAAAGTGGAATTTACTGCTTAAGCAAGTTAATTTTTAACGATTTTAAATGTCTCATTTGGACCTACGTTCTTTTTACAATTGAAGATCATAGGAGCTATGATAGTAATCATTGGTCATAAATGttcattttaagtttaaaagcAAGTGCTTAAAGGTAACTCAtataaaacaacattttatcTACCAAATTTGAACGCGAAAAGCCTTTCCCAAACCTCAAAATCCAATAAGAACCTTTAGTTGATACTGTCGTTAACTAAGCCCTGTTACATATCGCGGCCAAGTGGGCATCATGACCCCGCTCGGAACCTCCAAAGGGGTCAAGAGTGTAGCCAAAAGTCGGCCATTTCATCAATGAAGCATTCGGCCATTGACAGAGCGGCGCAATCCGATCCGCTCACGTTTTCCATTGTTGCATCCGATCGTCGTCGCCCATTAAGGCTGCAAGTGCAGCGCGGACTCTTGACTATCACAATCGAGCTCATCATTGTCTCAGCCTGAGGCGAACTCTGATATTTATGGACTTCTTGTTAGACAGAAGACGTCTGAAGATGCAGCAGCGTGTGAACCGAGGGTCCGCAGAGAATCGCTGGCAGGGAAGGTTAGGTAAGCGGAGCGGAGAGGTTGGGGCTGTTCCACGAGCTACGAGTGTCAAGTTGAAGTTTAAACCGTTTACGGATTCCACTAGGCCATAAACACAACAGCTCCATCGATTGGCGCGATGATGAGCTCACTTGTCGCCACAGCCGCAGTCGCATTGTCGCCGAGCATTGTAATAATGTAATATTGTGGAAATTCTGACATTTGCAACACTGACTCATCCGGCGACTGTGGCACATGCAACTGAACAACCAACGCCTGCCCCTTCGGCCAGAATGCCTCGAGGAGTCTGTGGGAGCCTCTTGGAGTTCGTGACCACCTAGCAGACATCTTCGACAGCGTTTCGCATTTCGCAACCGCAAATATAATTGCGGTAATTGCAAATGGGCTGCCAATTGGGTCGCCACTGCTTCCATTTCGATGATCTGCTTTGGAGGCGGGTCGGCCACGACCAAGATCCATCTTGGGCAACTTTGCGTGCCATCTGCCATCTCCGATTGCAAATGGGCTGTTAATTTATGCGTTTCGCGGGAATTACTCGGTCTTTCCAAGACAATCGGATATGCTAAGTGCAATGGGGAAACCCTTGGCTATTTAGCACTCCAAGATGGGACACTCCACTGGTCTATTGTTGGAACACGTTCTTTTTCGCGGAATTTAATGAGTTGCTAGGTTGAGATTGGACAACACACTGCTTAAAGAATAATCGAACTTCAAGTTTCCTATAAACTAATATTTTCTTGAAAAAGCAGCAAAGTTATATTCGACAttcctttgccattttcatCCTGATTTTTGATGAGACAATGTCCTAAATCAATcgtttaaaacatttattctaaggaaaaaagtgtgggcgtggcagttttgggcggtttgtgggcgttagagtgggcgtggcaacatgaatcgataaacttgcgctgcttctatgtctctggagtctgtatgctttatctcaactttctagcttttgtagttcctgagatctcgacgttcatacggacggacagacggacggacagaaggacagacggacggacagacggacatggccagatcgactcggctattgatcctgatcaaaaatatatatactttatatggtcggaaacgcttccttctgcctgttacatacttttcaacgaatctagtatacccttttactctacgagtaacgggtataaatagcTCTTATGGtatattcaaatattgaaatacacatacttaatatttcaaaattattttctgATTTTACTTTTTAGTCGAGGTTCCTATTTAAAAAAGGAATATTATTCAGGATAAATTTGTTAAGCTCTTTAAAACAATTATTGTTATACAAATAGAGTTACAAAGGACTCTGCAAGCCGAATCATTTGAGCACTTGGATCTTTTAAACTTTCTAATCCATAGTCCCTTTTCACTGTCACCGAACTTACCCACTTAAGAGCCATGTCAGCAATCTTGATTGTTGAATTCCAGTCGAGAACTAGTAAGAAGAATCCTTGGCGCACACACAAATTATCCACAAATTAATGTATCCACAAAGCTGAGGTAATCCACGTGAATCCTTTGCCGCACCAGCGATGCAGTGACTCCGCGTGTCGTGTTGTGGCTCCTCGAATGTCACGGTACTTGTGTGCCGATCGCAGCCCAGGTTCTCCAGCTTTTATACTTGGTTTGGCgccaaatgcaatcaaatggaatggaatgaaCGAAAACTGCAGCCGGAGCTTGCCGCTTGCCGCTTGCCGCTTGCAGCTTGCAGTTTGGAACTCGGATTTGAGCGAGTGCTGAGATTTTGATACTTTATGGCATTTATTGCAATCGTGTGCAgctgtggtggtggtggtggctgaGTCTCCGTTTCCAGCTGGGGCAGAAAACAATCGCACGAAAAagggaggaggaggtggtgccCCTCATCCGCGAGCCCATGCAGTTCGACTATTGTCTCAACGGCGGCATCTCGTTTACTCAATGTACCTTGTCTTGTTAAACAAACGCTCTCAGCCACATCTCTTCTCGGTTAGTGGGTAAAAATTAGCaagcaactgctgctgctggtggtgctcgTAAATTGGATTCCAATCGAAACCCTCAACGCTCGAgcgcatcatcatcattcagcttcagcttcatcTCCATTGAATTGCACGTTTGGGAAACCGTTTTAATGCGCTCGGTGTCAAGAATCGCATATTGAGAAGTCTGCCCAGGCGGATGTCAATAAATCTGACACTCAACACAATCCGCCTCGATTTGAGCTCTTTCACAGGGCGTCCAGGTCCAGTCTTTGACCTTTCACCTAATGATTGggtaaaaactgaaaactggcTTTAAAGCGGCAATAAATACCACTAATATCGACACCCTCCGGCCGAAAGACTAGGCATTGCGCAAAACGAGTTGCTCCACTTGGTGGCAACATTCAACATCCCACATCCAAACCCCAACATCCCATCGATCTGCCCCAGCCCCTTCTCCTTTTTTCGTAAACTTTTCAGAAAGGGCAGTTGCTTCTTTTCGCTGCTTTTGGGAAAACTCACCGAATGTCGCGGCGGCCAAGTTTAGCGTAAATGCTTGACATCTTTTGGCAACAAGGAGAATGCTCATTGACATTTGCCAGCCACATGCATAGATGGCTGTAGGTAGCTACATGGCTGTTTGGAAAGGCAAAAATCTAGCAGGTTGTCAGTGGGCCTTATTCTGCTTGGGATGGTCACAGCTGTGCGGACCAGAACGCCAGCCAAGTGGCAAAAGGAATGTGCACGCACTGCCAGCGATCGGGCAGCGATCGCGCCGAGAATGTACTGAAACAAAGAA
This sequence is a window from Drosophila santomea strain STO CAGO 1482 unplaced genomic scaffold, Prin_Dsan_1.1 Segkk79_quiver_pilon_misjoin1_scaf, whole genome shotgun sequence. Protein-coding genes within it:
- the LOC120457711 gene encoding glycine-rich cell wall structural protein isoform X2, which translates into the protein MALKWALVVTTLVVAQAAKLDNNYLPPPASAASAGGSPGAGLQGPGGGFGGGGGGGGFGGGGAGGGYGGGAGGGPAGGFGGGAGGAGGGGAGGFGGGGNNGLGGFANGRPIAPGGGGGGGVGAPAPRPSPPSGAPPASGPPIPILSFVNENDGDGNYRFSYETGNGIKAQEEGTVKNKGSENEIPSVMGSYSYTNPEGELVEIMYTADENGFVPSGNALPTPPPIPEAIAKSLAAQGISILPGGGYSGGPGGQGAGGGGGGGSGYGGGSGFGGGGAGRGSGGGGGGGGAGAGGGGGYGSGGGGGRGGGPGGPGAPGGGGFGGQGGGGGYGGGGGAGRGGAPGAPGSPGGGGFGGQGGGGGYGGGAGRGGAPGAPGGGGGFGAGGGRGGAGGAGGAGGAGGAGGAPGGPGSPGGPGYGGGAGGPGGAGGRPAGPGLPGNQYVPPPAGGGAPGSPGRPGSGGAPGTGSQYIPPPPGAPGGGRGNGEFNPQTGYSY